CGCAGCACAGTGGGCGTGCAACGCAGGATGATAAGCCGCGCGTGGAATCCGTTCCAGCGCAAAGCGTTCCGACTTATACCGCTTCGGCAGCCGGTGCGAATGGCGGGCATAAGAATCGGCAGATTGGAGACGACATCATCAGACCTTCCGGAAGAAGCGGTTCGACCATCGCGCTCGGCGTGTTCACGTGCTTCATGGGGGTGGTGACGTTGCTTTGCGGCATGCATGTGCCAATGAATCTCTGGTGGTGGGCCAGCGATCCGAAACAGTCCTTCGTGTTCCTGCTTGGAGGCATCGGCGTGCTGCTTATCGCCGTCGCCGTGATTTGGGCGATAGTCAGCGCGGTGCGTTCAAACCGATCCAAGAATGAAAACGATGTGGACAGCGACGATCCATTCGACGCTCCCCATAGCTCGGATACCACGGCCTTTTCGACTGATTCGGATAAGTCTCCGCTTTCGGAACGATCGTGAGAATCAGCTGAATAACTCCTGATGTCAGCCGCACCAACGAAATCAAGGCTGACATCGCAAACAAATGTGTGGCCACCATGGCATGACCAAATCCAACACTTGCTTTTCCATCTTGACGTTGGATTTTGGTCGTACCATGGTGGCCATTTTTATGGTGATGTACGGGGCTTACTGCAGTTTTCGGTAATTTTCACG
This window of the Bifidobacterium pseudocatenulatum DSM 20438 = JCM 1200 = LMG 10505 genome carries:
- a CDS encoding DUF3784 domain-containing protein, yielding MSDDKTQEMPVMTDAGDMPTETLHTVDAQSTYDQSQHSGRATQDDKPRVESVPAQSVPTYTASAAGANGGHKNRQIGDDIIRPSGRSGSTIALGVFTCFMGVVTLLCGMHVPMNLWWWASDPKQSFVFLLGGIGVLLIAVAVIWAIVSAVRSNRSKNENDVDSDDPFDAPHSSDTTAFSTDSDKSPLSERS